From a single Candoia aspera isolate rCanAsp1 chromosome 2, rCanAsp1.hap2, whole genome shotgun sequence genomic region:
- the PIRT gene encoding phosphoinositide-interacting protein, whose protein sequence is METQAKEMEEGEKSPESKDLLPSQTASTLCISSRSESGWNAPPRNKWDIYHKPVIVLSVGGAVFLFGIAITSLTCLTLDRNNNTTNTSNNMGNKTSNITKEVFKLCGPAFLSLGLMLLVCGLVWIPIIRKKLRQKQKYHILQSIKSFFLNR, encoded by the coding sequence ggaggagggagagaaGTCCCCCGAGTCCAAGGACTTGCTGCCCAGCCAAACAGCCAGTACCTTGTGCATCAGCTCACGGAGTGAGTCCGGCTGGAATGCTCCCCCCCGGAACAAATGGGACATTTATCACAAACCAGTCATTGTGCTCTCAGTGGGTGGGGCAGTGTTCCTCTTTGGGATTGCCATTACTAGTCTGACTTGCCTCACCCTGGACAGAAACAACAACACAACTAACACAAGCAACAACATGGGCAACAAAACCAGCAACATAACCAAGGAGGTGTTTAAGCTGTGTGGGCCAGCCTTCCTTTCCCTTGGCCTCATGCTGCTTGTGTGTGGGCTTGTCTGGATCCCCATCATCCGCAAGAAGCTGCGGCAGAAGCAGAAATATCACATCCTCCAGAGCATTAAGTCCTTCTTCCTCAACCGCTGA
- the TMEM238L gene encoding transmembrane protein 238-like, whose protein sequence is MARNCCGRCVVFLVAALVLDAAGLALLLAGGVGRPSRDGHSFEDFLMLTGGLLIFLSLLCWLFWYSGNLRGVPAEELPLGAHAGFPEPRSHANFLRLAAKLSERLSQRRRPAPAPSLLSAFGPPAQTQKTPASFRPDGPLELGRLRTAVPLSPGAIEERLV, encoded by the coding sequence ATGGCCCGCAATTGCTGTGGGCGCTGCGTGGTCTTCCTGGTCGCCGCGCTGGTGCTGGACGCGGCTGGGCTGGCCTTGCTGCTGGCGGGCGGCGTGGGGAGACCGTCTCGGGACGGGCACTCCTTTGAAGATTTCTTAATGCTGACCGGGGGGCTCCTGATCTTCCTGTCGCTGCTTTGCTGGTTGTTCTGGTATTCGGGGAACCTGCGCGGGGTGCCGGCCGAAGAACTGCCGCTCGGGGCGCACGCTGGTTTCCCCGAACCCCGCAGCCACGCCAACTTCCTGCGCTTAGCGGCCAAGCTGTCCGAGCGCCTCTCCCAGCGCCGCCGGCCGGCGCCTGCGCCCTCCTTGCTCTCTGCCTTTGGGCCCCCAGCGCAGACCCAGAAAACTCCAGCCTCGTTCCGCCCCGACGGGCCCCTGGAACTCGGCCGCCTCCGCACAGCGGTGCCTCTTAGCCCTGGGGCAATAGAGGAGCGACTGGTGTAA